The Sediminicola sp. YIK13 genomic sequence TTAGGCATTTCCAGAACCCCTGTAAAATCAAATGGGATGGTTATGGTAACATTACAGCCTTGTTCATCAACTACCCTTATGGTTACCGTGGCATCCATATTTAGAGTAAACACATTGTTATCACCTGAGGAATAGCCTTGAAAGAAATATTCATAGTTGCCGAAACCACCTGTTGCTGTTGCCGTAATTTCATTAGGGCCAGTTTTGATAGCTTCAAGTGTCAAAGGATCGTAAGCATCTATGGTAAATGATACCGAAGTAGAACATCCGTTCTCATGATACAAATACACGACATGGTCTCCGGGTGGCAGATCTCCAAATGTAAAATTGGTATCTGCCAAGGAAATATCATCAACATCCAAAGAAAACAGTAACCTGGGAAGCACACTAGGATCCTGCATTTCTACAGTAACCGTGCTATTGGGGAAGATTCCCTCACACCCATACTCAGGTATGGCCTCAGCCATTAGGTCTACACCTATTATAATGGGCATTACCACATTGGTTTCACAACCTCTGGCATCCCTAACAAAAGCCACATAGGTATCCCCTCCTACCAGATTATCAAAGAATAGCGCATCATTTCGCACAAAATCTGCTGGATCCGAAGAGTTTAAACTGGTTTCATAATATGTCTGCAAGGTTACAGGATCCACAAACGGGGTTCCCCCTGTAATGGTAAGCTGTGCCGAACCATCCATAGCGTTTATACATGTCTCGGGAGTCTCTATGGACGATACTGTCAAAACATCTGGTTCCAGTATTGTCAAGGTTCTTTTCTCTGAACATCCCTTTTCGTCCAAGATCAATATTTCATAGGTACCAGCATCCAAATCGTCAAAAACAAACTGGCCCGGTGTTGTTGGTTCGCTAAAGAATTCATTGAAATTAGGGGATATGGCAAACTGCAATAATCCCACTCCACCTGATTGCACTTCTATTTCAATGGAACCATCGGACAGGCCATTACAAGATACCGCATTGGGTACAGCTGTTAATTGAATAGGTTCTGGTCTCAATATAACCAAAGGTCCCTTTACATCACCACAGGTTACACCACTGATTACGCTCACATAATAATCATTGCCTTCAGGTAAGCCTTCAAATGTCCCATCATTTTGGGTAGGTCTAAATAAGGTTGCAGACGCATTAGGAGCAAAAGGATCGCCAGGATCACCCACCCATAACTGAAATTGATAATTACCAACCCCACCAGCAGCAAAGGATTCAATCCTTCCGTCCAATTCAGAAGCACAGGATATATCATCCGGCAAGTTCAATACAAGATCTACATTTTCCGCATTTACCAAGGTTATCCCCTGGGAACGTACGCTATCGCAAACGTTCAATCCTGAAACATCCTTCTTACGTATATCATATTGATAAAATCCAGGTCCAACGGTAATCAATACCGAAGTCCCGACCATATCAATATAGGGGTCTGTAGGCAAGGCATTGAACGCCCTGTATTCGTACACATATCCAACTTCAGGATTTTCAACACTTAATCGTATTTGACCCTGTCCCCCACAACCAGGTGCTTGAACCTGTACCAATTTGGGATCTATTGGGGGTGGTGGATTCACGAAATAGGGAACAGTTACCCCTACACAAGCAAAACCGGAAGAAATCTCAATCGCGTACCAACCAGCACTAATGTAACCACCAGATAGCCCACCAAACGTTGGGGTATCCTGTAATCCTCCAGTTGAAACTATATTTGTATTGTCATTACTTCCCAAATACAATAATCTATACTTGTACCCCGCTCCTGGAACACCTCCAGATGCACCTGCCAAGGCAGTAAGAATGGTACCCGTTGTTGTATCATATGCCTCCAATATTGCATTGTTACCTCCAGGACAGATCAAGGCCTGAGGTTCCCTGATACCAGCTATGATTGGAGGTATTGGGCTTAGTTGAATATCTATGGATGCCTCACATCCTTCAATATCCCTAACTGTTATTCTATAATTTCCACTAGATAAATTTTCAAATTCATTGTTTGAACCAAAAGGGACAACACCCACAAAAATTCCACTACCAGCAGGACTTTCAATGGCCAAACTAAAGTCATAAGGAGCAGTATCCCACCCACCTTGGGCAGTAGCCTGGATTTGACCCAGATTATCATCACAGCTTACGTTCCCTAATTCTATTGCCGAAAGAACTAGCGCTCCATTTGGACTTCTTATGGTTGCCACATTACTATTTCCTGAACAAAACGGTAAATCATCTGAGGTTACGACCACATAGAAATTACCTCCCGGGAGTCCAGTAATGGTTTCTGGGTTATTGGAAGTATGGAAGCTCCCTGTTGCCAAAGATAAGGAGGCGGTTAAATCATCACTTCTGTACACATTGTACGTATAGTTACCTACATAATCTGTAACCGTAATGGCCATTTCACCATCATCTACGCCAAAACACTGGATAGGTTTTGCCTCACTGATAACTACAGTGGGTGTTACAGGTTCATCTACCATATGCTTCGGTAAAGGATAGGTACAACCACCAATATTGTCGGTTATTTCAAAAAGATAGTCTCCGGCAACTGGTAAATCTATCAGTGCAAAACTATTGCCCACCACAACGACAGGGGCTACAGGAACAACCGAATTGGTTGTCACTGTAAAACTTGTGGTTCCCACCACATCAATACGTACTTGCTCTGGATCTCTACAATCCAGGTCTCGGATAACGCTAAGTGCAGGCACCACATCTGTTGGTGGATTAATTGTAGGCAATACAAAGGTGTCCTGACAGCCATTGCCGTCTATTGCGTAGATGGTAAAGTCTTGTGGAGCGCCATTATCAATAATTTCAAATAGATTACTGCTCTGGTAGTTCCCAAAACCTGTTAAACTGTATTGGTAACCTCCTGCAGCCGTTCCCGGATCAACAATGCTTACAGTAATGGTAGTAGAACTAAATCTATTGGCTCCGACCTCACAGGAAAAATCGGGTGCCGATGCCGAAATGGAAAACGGTGAAGGTTCAGTTATATCCACCAAGCCCGTTTGAGTGGCACAATTTCTATCCGTTACCACCTCAACGTCATAACGTCTTGGAGCAAGATTAGGGAAGGATCCAGAATTATTGGAAGCCAATAACGCCCTAGTATCAAAATCTACCAAATTATAGGTGATGGGGGTATCCACATCAGATCCACTGGTAAGAATTACATCTATACTACCATTGTTATCGCCTGCACAACTAACATCAAGATCCAAAACTGCGCTAATAACCGGTAATGTGGGATCGGCCAAGAAAATATTGTCCACTAAGAAGAAACAGTTTCCCGTACCATCGCTAACAATATTATCTGTCACCAATACCTTATAACTTCCAGGTGCTACCCCGGTAAATACACCTGCGGTTCTATCTCCAACTATTGGAGCTCCAATATTTGCTCCAGTTCCGTCCTGCAATTGGTAGGTAAAATCATCACTACCTCCATCTGTAACCACACTGATGGTTCCATCTAGATTTTCACAGGTCGGTATGGTAGTAAAACCACCAGAAGCAGATACAAATTCATACACCTCAGCAATAGCCGTACTTGTACACCCATTGGCATCAATAACATCTATGGTGTAGAATCCAGGGGAATTCACGAAAAAAGTTGTTGTATTTGGACTTCCAAATTGGGTGACTCCTCCAAGAGTAAATCTAGGCGTATCAACAGTCATAGGCATGGTAACATCTATTTGAAAAGACGTTGCCGTATTATCACACTGGTTGATTACCGCAATGGTCGGTGCGGGCAATGGTGGATCAATTTGTACGATCTGCCCTATTCCAAATGAAATACAACCACTGATATCCCGAACATAAATATCATAATTTCCAGCAGGCCTAGAGGCTGTGGTCTGTGTTGTAAAGTCATCTGAAAGATCAGCTGGCGTTGCAGTACCATCATAATCTGGGGTATCCCCTTGCGGTACATAGGCAAATTCATAAGGTCCCCCTGCACCGCCATACCCTTGAACAGTAAATTGTCCGTCCGCATTGCAATTTGCAGGATCGTCCTGCAATATAAAAATGGAAGGTAGGTTCTGGTCGATGGTGATCGGAGCAGCATCTGTACAATCATCGCCTAGATCAGTTGCTACAATCTGATAGTTTCCTGGGAGCGTTTCATAGGTATTGGAATACATTGCACCTACGAAACCAGGGTCTGATACTATTACTTGACTAGCACCTGTATCCGAATTTACCAATTCTATCCTAATACCGGGTCCGGTCAAACCTGTTACCGTGTAGGAGATCTGTCCATTTCTATTGACATCACAGAAACCAGCGGTACTGGTTGCTGTTACGTCCAACAAATTAGGACCTTCTATTGGATCAATAATATCTAAATAGGTGCAACCGGTCCCTAAATCCGATACTTCTACAGTATAAGAAACCCCATATTGCAAACCGTTAAACGTGTGTCTTCTAGGTCCAAGATTTGGACTTTCAAAAGCATTGGCTGGCACTTCAACCAATCTAATTTCAAATGGTCCTGTTCCCCCTAAAATATCCACTGTATTAGAAAATCCTGTAGCACTACAGACCAATGGACTTTGAGCAACTGGTACAACGTCCACGGTTGTCTGAATAATGGTTACATTGTCTATGTCATTACAGCCGAACCTATCTATGGTAATCACCGTATAATTTCCTGGAATAACATTGGTAAAAGTCTCGACAGTACTTGCCGTAGGTCCAATTCTATCCAATTCAACACCAAATTGATCTTGCAGGATATAGGTAAAATCGGCAACACCGTCCGTTACCCCGGTTATTTGTATGCTTCCTTCAACAATCCCTGCACCACAAGTGGCATCAACCGGAACTACTGTGGCATCGGGTGGAGGAGTTCCATCTGTAGGAATGGTAACCATTTTTCCAGTGGTCTCACAACCTCTTGAATCCCTTACAATATAATTATAGGTTGTCGCAGCAGTTAAATTGGAATACGTGGTTTGTGAAGTAAATGGGCCTCCATCGAAACTTATAACATAAGGCGGTACGCCAATAGTTGCATCGGGTGTTATGGTAGCAATTCCATTATTTGCTTGCCCACAACTTGCAGGTGTTGCTGTTGCCGTGGCTTCAATCGCCAAAGGTGGCTCTAAAACTAAAGGATTGGATTCTGCAATACATCCCTCGTTATCCGTTATTCTAAATATATAAGTTCCACTGGTGTTCGTGTTGTAAAAGAAGACGTTGGTGGCCAAAGGAGTTGAGGGACTCGTAGTTACGGTAACCCCATCGTCATAAATTACTTCATATGATTTAGGGCCAGCTCCCACTAAGTATCCATTGGTTGCTTCAACACGTATACTTCCATCTGCTCCGCCACAAGGAATATCTGTAGAAATGGTAGTGGTCACCCTCAATTGTGGGTTTATGGTTACGCTTAATTGACTGGAACAATTATTGGCATCAAAAACTTCTACCGAATAACTACCTGGTGTAAGTCCGGCAAAAGTGGAACTGGCCTGTAAAGCTCCGCCATTGATCCGATATTGGTAACCAGGGGTTCCTCCCGCTGCATTAACCACTACTGTTGCCCCTGTACTTGGGACATAACAATAGTCTGTAGCAGCATCTAGACTTATAGTTGGTGATGACAGCGGGGTCAATGTAAAACTAAAAGTAGCAGTACAACCTTCTGCATCAGTAACGCTTAAATTATATGTTCCCGGGGTAGACAGATTCCCAAAGGTCCTATTGGTCCTTGGACCAACAATAGGCGCTCCTCCAGGATACACTAAAGTATATCTATAGTTGCCCCAACCTCCAGTTGCATCGGCCACTACCCTACCAATGTTATTGTTCTGACAGTTCATATCCGTAACAGTTCCCCCTAAAGCGATAGGGGTTGCAGGCTCTGTGATCGTAAATGATGTAGAATCGGTACAACCCGTATCCACATCTGTTACATTAATAACGTATACACCAGCCCCTGAGGGTGGTAATACTACCTCCCCTGCATTTTGTGGGGCACTTTCTGTACCACCATTTATATTATAGGTATAATTATTTGCAAATCCATCTATCAAAAAGGTTCCTGTACCATCCGATCCTCCCGAACACACTCTGGTATCCCCTCCTGCCTTGACCCTAGCCCTAATGGAACTAATATTGGCCGGCGTATAACTGCTGGTATAGGTACATCCATTAATATCTGTGACCCTAAATTGGTAGGCCGTAGCAGTATTTAAGCCTATAAAAGTATTACTGCCGCCATTATCTACAACGGGTGCCGGACTAATTATCTCATATTTAGCAATAGCAAAACTACTGGTCACCGTTAATTGTACATCTGCTGTTCCCGCCCCACAATTTACATTGCTCTGGGCAAAGGCAATCCCCGTTGGAGGAGCAACATCTGTAATTGTAATAGAGGGTAATTGCACCCTACATCCACCGGAATCCCTAATGATGGGAATATAGGTGCCAGGGGCGAGATTATTATAAAGGGTTTGGGTTGAAAAGTTTGCTGGGGCATCTCCAGAAATACTAAAGACATATCCACTACCAGAACCTCCAGAAAAAGGTCCTTGAAATTCTATAGATCCTCCAATGGTACCTCCTGTGCCATCACAGGTCCTATCTGCCAATTTAACGGCTGAACCATTAATAGCGCCCGTTGTGGTTACCGTTACAGAATTGGGTAATGTGAGAATACAATCAAAGCCACCTTGTTGGTAGCGTACTTGCATATTGTTATAGGTTCCTGCGGTCACCGATAATTGGGTATTAGTACTCCATGCATCAGCAGGGGTTGCCCTAAAAGAAAGATTATACCCTTTACCATCTACAACGGTGAAATTTATTTTGGCCCCACCATTGCTACAGGTACCATCTACGCCGCTTGCCGTAACATCTGGCGGTGTAAGCACCTCTACATCGGCAGAAGCCGTAATGGTACACCCATTACTATCTGTGATAAAGAAATCATAGGAACCTGGAGAGGTTACCGTATATATTGTGGATCCGGTATACGATGGACTCACCGTAGCGCCACCGTTTACTGTAAACGTGTAAGGAGCTGTACCTCCTGAGGTTCTCACTGTGATATCCACACTGGCCACGCTACACCCAAAACTATTGTTCACCTCCGTGGAGGCGCTTAAGGCTACAATACCACTACCTATAACAATAGGATTGCCATTGATATCAAAGCTCTCAGTTGGGGGTGGTATGCCATTCGCAGGATCTCCTTTACACTGTTGGGTCTCTACCCTCACACTGTAAGTTCCAAAACCAACAGCACTGAAAACATAGCTGTTGGCTGCAATAAATGAGGTAAATTCTTGAGGCACCCCATTGGAATCCAATAAGGTGTATTTAAATGGCCCAGGAACATTATTGGCGACCACGGTTAT encodes the following:
- a CDS encoding T9SS type B sorting domain-containing protein translates to MLPRNPRHLMYAILLIALSVVCTSALANYKVHHLITDILPVYNLDHDDSASLEDETTANSDKVTTSTNVSTAPNRAEGIFASTAMFSTIITNGDETVTCSNDGSTMVRYNLCGDFDNRVVTLQAAYSSYQWERFNPSGSCVFDVNTECANTTASCWSVVSSSSNFNINASTINSSTGAGFRVRVNGSGPYYYFKVKKSTITQTYVKRNFICGAPGRIQITNLSSAYEYSIDSGSGFGPYQGPIFDNLLPGTYVVKARLQNTSNTCEYPYEPIVIEQRDMDIDVTFVDAQCSGDTGSITVVANNVPGPFKYTLLDSNGVPQEFTSFIAANSYVFSAVGFGTYSVRVETQQCKGDPANGIPPPTESFDINGNPIVIGSGIVALSASTEVNNSFGCSVASVDITVRTSGGTAPYTFTVNGGATVSPSYTGSTIYTVTSPGSYDFFITDSNGCTITASADVEVLTPPDVTASGVDGTCSNGGAKINFTVVDGKGYNLSFRATPADAWSTNTQLSVTAGTYNNMQVRYQQGGFDCILTLPNSVTVTTTGAINGSAVKLADRTCDGTGGTIGGSIEFQGPFSGGSGSGYVFSISGDAPANFSTQTLYNNLAPGTYIPIIRDSGGCRVQLPSITITDVAPPTGIAFAQSNVNCGAGTADVQLTVTSSFAIAKYEIISPAPVVDNGGSNTFIGLNTATAYQFRVTDINGCTYTSSYTPANISSIRARVKAGGDTRVCSGGSDGTGTFLIDGFANNYTYNINGGTESAPQNAGEVVLPPSGAGVYVINVTDVDTGCTDSTSFTITEPATPIALGGTVTDMNCQNNNIGRVVADATGGWGNYRYTLVYPGGAPIVGPRTNRTFGNLSTPGTYNLSVTDAEGCTATFSFTLTPLSSPTISLDAATDYCYVPSTGATVVVNAAGGTPGYQYRINGGALQASSTFAGLTPGSYSVEVFDANNCSSQLSVTINPQLRVTTTISTDIPCGGADGSIRVEATNGYLVGAGPKSYEVIYDDGVTVTTSPSTPLATNVFFYNTNTSGTYIFRITDNEGCIAESNPLVLEPPLAIEATATATPASCGQANNGIATITPDATIGVPPYVISFDGGPFTSQTTYSNLTAATTYNYIVRDSRGCETTGKMVTIPTDGTPPPDATVVPVDATCGAGIVEGSIQITGVTDGVADFTYILQDQFGVELDRIGPTASTVETFTNVIPGNYTVITIDRFGCNDIDNVTIIQTTVDVVPVAQSPLVCSATGFSNTVDILGGTGPFEIRLVEVPANAFESPNLGPRRHTFNGLQYGVSYTVEVSDLGTGCTYLDIIDPIEGPNLLDVTATSTAGFCDVNRNGQISYTVTGLTGPGIRIELVNSDTGASQVIVSDPGFVGAMYSNTYETLPGNYQIVATDLGDDCTDAAPITIDQNLPSIFILQDDPANCNADGQFTVQGYGGAGGPYEFAYVPQGDTPDYDGTATPADLSDDFTTQTTASRPAGNYDIYVRDISGCISFGIGQIVQIDPPLPAPTIAVINQCDNTATSFQIDVTMPMTVDTPRFTLGGVTQFGSPNTTTFFVNSPGFYTIDVIDANGCTSTAIAEVYEFVSASGGFTTIPTCENLDGTISVVTDGGSDDFTYQLQDGTGANIGAPIVGDRTAGVFTGVAPGSYKVLVTDNIVSDGTGNCFFLVDNIFLADPTLPVISAVLDLDVSCAGDNNGSIDVILTSGSDVDTPITYNLVDFDTRALLASNNSGSFPNLAPRRYDVEVVTDRNCATQTGLVDITEPSPFSISASAPDFSCEVGANRFSSTTITVSIVDPGTAAGGYQYSLTGFGNYQSSNLFEIIDNGAPQDFTIYAIDGNGCQDTFVLPTINPPTDVVPALSVIRDLDCRDPEQVRIDVVGTTSFTVTTNSVVPVAPVVVVGNSFALIDLPVAGDYLFEITDNIGGCTYPLPKHMVDEPVTPTVVISEAKPIQCFGVDDGEMAITVTDYVGNYTYNVYRSDDLTASLSLATGSFHTSNNPETITGLPGGNFYVVVTSDDLPFCSGNSNVATIRSPNGALVLSAIELGNVSCDDNLGQIQATAQGGWDTAPYDFSLAIESPAGSGIFVGVVPFGSNNEFENLSSGNYRITVRDIEGCEASIDIQLSPIPPIIAGIREPQALICPGGNNAILEAYDTTTGTILTALAGASGGVPGAGYKYRLLYLGSNDNTNIVSTGGLQDTPTFGGLSGGYISAGWYAIEISSGFACVGVTVPYFVNPPPPIDPKLVQVQAPGCGGQGQIRLSVENPEVGYVYEYRAFNALPTDPYIDMVGTSVLITVGPGFYQYDIRKKDVSGLNVCDSVRSQGITLVNAENVDLVLNLPDDISCASELDGRIESFAAGGVGNYQFQLWVGDPGDPFAPNASATLFRPTQNDGTFEGLPEGNDYYVSVISGVTCGDVKGPLVILRPEPIQLTAVPNAVSCNGLSDGSIEIEVQSGGVGLLQFAISPNFNEFFSEPTTPGQFVFDDLDAGTYEILILDEKGCSEKRTLTILEPDVLTVSSIETPETCINAMDGSAQLTITGGTPFVDPVTLQTYYETSLNSSDPADFVRNDALFFDNLVGGDTYVAFVRDARGCETNVVMPIIIGVDLMAEAIPEYGCEGIFPNSTVTVEMQDPSVLPRLLFSLDVDDISLADTNFTFGDLPPGDHVVYLYHENGCSTSVSFTIDAYDPLTLEAIKTGPNEITATATGGFGNYEYFFQGYSSGDNNVFTLNMDATVTIRVVDEQGCNVTITIPFDFTGVLEMPNFFTPDGNNMNELWAPGNRELFPNLEVKIYDRYGRVVAILDQVKGWDGKYEGKEVPTGDYWYVVNANDADKQQYVGHFTLFR